The Gemmatimonadota bacterium genome includes a region encoding these proteins:
- a CDS encoding LeuA family protein codes for MPRDEKLIFDWNRPPGFSFRHKDDLHLNDETLRDGLQSPSVRDPSIEEKLQILHLMGDLGIDAANLGLPGAGERAARHIERLVQEIADCSLSISPNVAVRTVVSEIEPLIDISSRTGIPVEACTFIGSSGIRRYTEGWDLDGILKKTEESIRFGVDHDIPMCYVTEDTTRADPTTLERLYRCAIESGATRIVVADTVGHATPIGVRELLRHIFGIVKDSGEDVLVDWHGHSDRGIAIPNCMMAIASGVDRVHGTALGIGERCGNVPMDLLLVNLRLEGITNRDLSRLDLYVRTVCEATGVPIPFSYPVFGEDAFRTSTGVHAAAILKAKRKGKDWLADQVYSGVPADMVGLSQRVEIGFMSGKSNVIFYLEARGIKPEAQLVKGLLAHAKDSSTVLTDEQVDTFIAEHEQAGRDS; via the coding sequence ATGCCGAGAGACGAAAAGCTGATCTTCGACTGGAACCGACCGCCGGGTTTCTCCTTCCGGCACAAGGACGATCTTCACCTCAACGACGAGACCCTTCGCGACGGCTTGCAGTCGCCTTCCGTCCGCGATCCCTCCATCGAGGAGAAACTTCAGATTCTCCATCTCATGGGCGACCTCGGGATCGATGCGGCAAACCTCGGGCTTCCCGGGGCGGGAGAACGCGCGGCACGCCATATCGAACGCCTCGTGCAGGAGATCGCAGACTGCAGCCTCTCCATCTCCCCCAATGTGGCGGTGCGCACAGTGGTGTCCGAGATCGAACCGTTGATCGACATCTCCTCACGCACCGGCATCCCGGTGGAAGCCTGCACCTTCATCGGGTCATCCGGGATCCGGCGCTACACCGAGGGGTGGGATCTGGACGGCATCCTGAAGAAGACGGAAGAGTCCATTCGCTTCGGCGTGGATCATGACATCCCCATGTGCTATGTCACCGAGGACACCACCCGCGCAGACCCGACCACGCTGGAAAGACTCTACCGCTGCGCCATCGAATCGGGCGCGACGCGGATTGTGGTAGCCGATACCGTCGGGCACGCAACACCCATCGGTGTGCGGGAGCTCCTGCGGCACATCTTCGGAATCGTCAAGGACTCCGGCGAGGATGTACTGGTCGACTGGCATGGGCATTCCGATCGCGGGATTGCCATTCCAAACTGCATGATGGCCATCGCCAGCGGAGTGGACCGGGTTCACGGCACCGCGCTCGGGATCGGGGAACGATGCGGGAATGTCCCGATGGACCTGCTGCTCGTGAACCTCCGTCTGGAGGGGATCACGAACCGCGACCTCTCCCGACTGGACCTGTATGTCCGGACGGTGTGCGAAGCCACCGGCGTGCCGATTCCCTTCAGCTATCCGGTCTTTGGAGAGGACGCCTTTCGCACTTCTACCGGAGTTCACGCGGCCGCCATCCTCAAAGCCAAGCGCAAGGGGAAGGACTGGCTCGCGGATCAGGTGTACTCCGGAGTTCCGGCGGACATGGTGGGCCTGTCCCAGCGTGTCGAAATCGGGTTCATGAGCGGGAAAAGCAATGTGATCTTCTATCTGGAAGCTCGTGGAATCAAGCCGGAGGCGCAGCTGGTGAAGGGTCTTCTCGCGCATGCCAAGGACTCCAGCACTGTCCTCACCGACGAACAGGTGGACACATTCATCGCGGAGCATGAGCAGGCCGGGCGGGATTCGTGA